The genomic window CCGTTCACTCTTGATAATGTTAATTGTTAATGTGTGAATATCAGGCTATCACAAATTAAAAATAATTGTCAAAATGATTTTTATAAATTGTACTAAGGTTAGCGAAAATCACATGATCCACCCATTTTTTAAAAGTCTGGGTCTTGATTTATTCGCCGACTTGTACTAGTATGAAGTCCATCTTAAGGTTAAAAACTGTTAGTATTTCTCTAACCTTAGCGATTAATTGTACTTTTGACCTATCGAATTTATCCGCCAGAAATTTTCTATGGAGAAACCTATTGAAAAAGCATGGTGGCAGCCAGCACTTGCGGTATTTGGTGAAGTTACCGGCTGGATCGTCGCACCGATTTTATTGGCGCTTTTTGGCGGTCGGTGGCTCGATGAGCGATTCCAGACTGACCCCTGGTTTTATCTGGGATTGACGGCACTGGCCGTTACGATTACCGTCGTCGGTTTAGTCAAAATTGGAGGAAAATATATTCGACAAGTCGAAAACATGAAAACAACTAAGAAGCCAGATGAGCGAAACAACCGAACAACTTGAAGTGACCGTCCAAAACACCGATACGACTATCGGCGGGGTGGAGGCTGCCGTGGCAGAAACTGAAACGACGACCGAGGCTGGCCATGAGCCGACATTATTTGCCGAACCGATTGCGCATCTTGGCGGTTTTACGGTCACTAATTCATTATTGAATTCATGGTTAGCCGTTGCCATCATTTGTCTCTTAGCATTTTTTGTGAGTCGAAAAGTGAAGCAAATCCCGCGCGGTATTCAGAATGTATTTGAAATAGTCGTTGATGGCGCTATGAAGCTGGCTGATTCCGTGACGGGCAAGCGGGCTATAACCGAGAAAATATTTCCTTTTGTTTTTACGCTTTTCCTGTTTGTATTAATCAACAATTGGCTGGGGTTAATCCCGGGCATTGGTTCCATCGGTTTTCTAGAAATGGAAGAAGGGCATGAAATATTTGTTCCGCTGTTTCGTGGTGGTACCGCCGATTTGAATACGACGTTAGCACTCGCCATATTCACCGTGATTGGTTCGAACGTGTTTGGCATTTTGATTGTCGGCGGATGGAAATATTTTAATAAATTCGTCAATGTACAAGCGTTGGTTGCAATTCCCGGGAAAGTGATCAAGGAGCCCACGTCAATTATTGTGAATCCTATTAAGTTTTTTGTCGGCATTATTGAAATTATTGGAGAGGTGGCAAAGATTGCCTCACTGTCATTCCGGTTATTTGGTAATATATTTGCAGGTGAAGTATTATTGGCCTCGATGGCGGTGATATTTGCGTTTGTGTTGCCCATCCCATTTATGTTTTTGGAAATCATTGTTGGTTTGATTCAAGCCCTGATATTCAGTATGCTGACGTTGGTGTATTTCTCAGTAGCTGCCTCTAGTGAAGAGCACTAGTTCATTTCATTAATTAATCAAGTACAGTCAGGTCACCGACGTAAAACTCAAAATATACCGTCGAGTAGGCATGATTGTCTAAGAAAGGAAAAACGAACATGG from Candidatus Kerfeldbacteria bacterium includes these protein-coding regions:
- a CDS encoding AtpZ/AtpI family protein, producing the protein MEKPIEKAWWQPALAVFGEVTGWIVAPILLALFGGRWLDERFQTDPWFYLGLTALAVTITVVGLVKIGGKYIRQVENMKTTKKPDERNNRTT
- the atpB gene encoding F0F1 ATP synthase subunit A gives rise to the protein MSETTEQLEVTVQNTDTTIGGVEAAVAETETTTEAGHEPTLFAEPIAHLGGFTVTNSLLNSWLAVAIICLLAFFVSRKVKQIPRGIQNVFEIVVDGAMKLADSVTGKRAITEKIFPFVFTLFLFVLINNWLGLIPGIGSIGFLEMEEGHEIFVPLFRGGTADLNTTLALAIFTVIGSNVFGILIVGGWKYFNKFVNVQALVAIPGKVIKEPTSIIVNPIKFFVGIIEIIGEVAKIASLSFRLFGNIFAGEVLLASMAVIFAFVLPIPFMFLEIIVGLIQALIFSMLTLVYFSVAASSEEH